A stretch of the Candidatus Polarisedimenticolia bacterium genome encodes the following:
- a CDS encoding HNH endonuclease signature motif containing protein: MVAARTFSVRSRRVPAWVGLLALLEDFVLTWDPPHRVARASAGASAGGRGGAPKRPGDPVYSRAGWRCTAPGCTSRMNLDDHHVLYRSRRGGDGLDNRICVCRFHHYQGEHGGLASCRGKAPLGILWRLGKKDLGVWYRNERRVMAPARGSPRDA; this comes from the coding sequence CATGGTGGCAGCCCGGACGTTTTCCGTCCGCTCCCGCCGCGTGCCGGCCTGGGTCGGCCTCCTGGCGCTCCTGGAAGACTTCGTCCTCACCTGGGACCCGCCGCACCGTGTCGCCCGCGCATCAGCCGGAGCTTCGGCCGGGGGCCGGGGCGGCGCCCCGAAGCGCCCCGGCGACCCGGTGTATTCCCGCGCCGGATGGCGCTGCACCGCCCCCGGCTGCACCTCGCGCATGAACCTGGACGACCACCACGTCCTCTACCGCTCCAGGCGCGGCGGCGACGGGCTCGACAATCGCATCTGCGTGTGCCGCTTCCACCACTACCAGGGAGAGCACGGCGGGCTGGCGTCCTGCCGCGGCAAGGCGCCGCTCGGCATCCTGTGGAGGCTCGGGAAGAAGGACCTTGGGGTCTGGTATCGCAACGAGCGGCGGGTCATGGCGCCGGCTCGTGGATCGCCGCGCGACGCCTGA
- a CDS encoding saccharopine dehydrogenase NADP-binding domain-containing protein, which yields MPSHHRVLVAGAGAQGNVVAGVLARAEDVAAIVLADLDPERARETAANIGSPKVTVDRVDAAALDPTTAFLRSGRFDLVVNTALPEFIPNVMMAALRAGVNYVDLSSTLLYERQGKPIEQLEHESEWRSSGRTALVNAGSAPGLTNVMAREGADQFDRVESIRIRDYSVTTSDRFEPLWSLPVFLLDCATEPMIWEDGRPKRMPIFSGEEIYDFPPPIGRPGKVYLHAHEEPVTIPLYVGKPVRHCDYKIGEPDIDAWRFLIEGLGLLDDAPVEVRGVRVSPREVLLKRLPRTIAPQRLMDLAGSGRLNSQSMVACEVDGWKDGRRGRIVLWSDSPDLRTASTIVRGTSDVSLVTSVPAATFSLMLLRGQIRQTGVVLPETLGPEERAIFYRGIGGFGIQVRRKIETGHRSDIRSGS from the coding sequence ATGCCCTCCCACCACAGGGTCCTGGTCGCAGGCGCCGGCGCGCAGGGAAACGTCGTCGCGGGCGTGCTGGCGCGCGCGGAGGACGTCGCCGCGATCGTCCTGGCCGACCTCGACCCGGAGCGGGCGCGGGAGACCGCGGCCAACATCGGCAGCCCCAAGGTCACGGTCGATCGCGTCGATGCGGCCGCCCTCGATCCGACGACGGCGTTTCTGCGCTCGGGACGCTTCGATCTGGTCGTCAACACGGCGCTTCCGGAGTTCATTCCCAATGTCATGATGGCCGCCCTCCGGGCGGGGGTGAACTACGTCGACCTGTCGTCGACTCTCCTCTACGAAAGGCAGGGGAAGCCGATCGAGCAGCTCGAGCACGAGAGCGAGTGGCGGTCCTCCGGCAGGACCGCCCTGGTCAACGCCGGCAGCGCCCCGGGCCTGACGAACGTCATGGCCCGGGAGGGGGCCGACCAGTTCGACCGGGTCGAGTCGATCCGGATCCGGGACTATAGCGTCACCACGAGCGACCGGTTCGAGCCGCTCTGGTCGCTGCCGGTCTTCCTGCTGGACTGCGCCACCGAGCCGATGATCTGGGAGGACGGCCGGCCGAAGCGGATGCCGATCTTTTCGGGGGAGGAGATCTACGACTTCCCGCCGCCTATCGGCAGGCCTGGCAAGGTCTATCTGCACGCGCATGAGGAGCCGGTCACGATTCCGCTGTACGTCGGCAAGCCGGTCCGACACTGTGACTACAAGATCGGCGAGCCGGACATCGATGCGTGGCGGTTCCTGATCGAGGGGCTGGGCCTTCTGGACGACGCGCCGGTCGAAGTCCGGGGCGTCCGCGTGAGCCCGCGCGAGGTCCTGCTGAAGCGGCTGCCGCGGACCATCGCGCCGCAGCGGCTGATGGACCTGGCCGGAAGCGGCCGGCTCAACAGCCAGTCGATGGTGGCGTGCGAGGTGGACGGCTGGAAGGACGGGCGCCGGGGGCGCATCGTGCTCTGGTCGGATTCCCCGGACCTCCGGACCGCGAGCACGATCGTGCGCGGGACGAGCGACGTGTCCCTCGTGACCTCGGTTCCCGCCGCGACCTTCTCCCTGATGCTCCTGCGGGGGCAGATACGCCAGACGGGGGTGGTCCTGCCCGAGACGCTCGGCCCGGAGGAGCGTGCGATCTTCTACCGCGGGATCGGCGGCTTCGGCATCCAGGTCCGCAGGAAGATCGAGACAGGCCACCGGTCTGATATTCGGAGCGGCTCCTAG